The Musa acuminata AAA Group cultivar baxijiao chromosome BXJ2-2, Cavendish_Baxijiao_AAA, whole genome shotgun sequence genome contains the following window.
GGTTGAGGAGGAGCGCCGTGGAAGAGGAAGCCATGTCGACAATCTCGACTTGTGGTTGGAAGTCCCGATAGGTGTTGGAGTTATTGTTATCGTTGGGGCTGCGATCGATAGCCTTCCCTCGCCTATGTGGATCAGGAAACAAGTCGTTTCCGTGATATTGCTGGATTAAAAAGTCGAATTTACCCTCCATATATTAAGGAGCAATGGTTTGCGTCACAaatggctaattatatattatccattTTCATCCTTATAGTTACTTTTAAAAgttacagatttttatgcttataaaattaaaatatttaattcgttTATTCTTATATCTCGATTctgttaatgaaaatattatatcatttatcacTGAGCACAGATTCTATCTCATTTCGATTTAATTGGCTCACATATTGTGATGATAATGATCGGTGATAAGCCCTCCATTTATAACCAAATGTCGAATTCACCCTTCATAAACTAAAGAGTAATAGCTGGCACCATAGATAGTATACAGTGATGATGGTTATGGTTGGAGATAAGCCCTTCATTTATAACAGCCCGACAAGTTGCGATCGGGTTGGTCTTTTCCACCATTCCGTACAGTTAAACGCTCATGACGGTGTTGATCAAGTTCGTTACAGCACCAACCATCAAGTGCCACGTACCAGATAAATCAACATATCATGAAGATTCATCAAGAAAATATAGTGGCTGGGTCGCATGTCCCGAGTAGCTGATCCTAATACACCGACAGCTTCCGTCGCTCCTCACCGCTCGATACTGATCGTCTTAAAATAAACCCCGAACTGGTGCAAAGCTTCGGCATCAAGCTCCCTCTTCGCCGTCCTCCTTATCTTGTTGGTTTCGGCGGAGAAACGGACGAACGAAAGCAAAAGGTGGCGATCGGCCAACAGAggctttctttctcctctttgccTCCCCTCAGTGCCTTCCTTTGTTCGTTTCTTGCGTCAGTCGGAGTTGACTTCGTGTAAGATCGTGTCGGTAATGTTATTACCTTGATCGCACTCGTCGAGCTGTTATTTTTTCCCCCTCTTTGACGCGGTTCCTTTTCGTGTTGATTTGGTTCGATCTCATCTAATTCTGCTTGAGATCTTGAGGGTTTTCGCAATTGGGTGACGGGACATTGTTTTGTTGCTGTTGGCGTGTTTTGATTCCTTCCGATGCTTCATTTCCTTGCTTCATCTCCACGATTTTGGAACGTCGATTTGATTGCTGGCAGCCACGATCTCCTGTTTGATTTCTGGTTTGCTCCTTCCATCAGATATTTTCTTAATATCTTGCTCCTTTCCGTTCGAAGACCCGCGAATCGTAGTCGCAAAAAGCGTTTCTTTCGGATCGGAATCAATTCCAGATGCTTCTTTCTTGTAGCAGCCAATAACCGCATAAAGGAAGCTTCTCTTGGTAAGAACTGTTTCATTCTTTATCAATGTTTGGACTCTTTCTGCAGTAAAGTTCGTCTCTTTTTCGAACAGAACAGAGGTTAGCGTTCTGCTTTTGATTCAGGGGATCAAGAAAGACAGTGCCTCCAATGACGGGATGCAATCGTGCCATCTGTATGGAAGAGCTGCCCGCTCATCTAATTCTGGAGATACTGAGCTCTGGTCATCTAGGTGCAGCCGACCTTGCATGCTTCGAGGCAACTTGTCGGATGTTCTGTGGTGATCATGGGCTTTTTCCTGACAGGTTTCAATCCATGGTTGAAATCGCTGCATTCCATCTTTGCAAGGCACATTCTATATTCAGTTCTTTCCCTCCAACTGCACGAACTAAGCTGCTTGATCGTTGTGGTGGAAATTGGAAAAAGGTCCTGAAGTTCTTGCAATCTGTGGAGCATTCTTCCAGCAGTGTCGAGACATCATCAGGCAATGTATAGCATTTTTTCATATATAGTGTTGCTTATGcttttttatatatcttttttggTATTCCGTGATGAAATTATGTCCTATATTTATATACTTTAGGGTAACTTTGAAGCCATAACTTCTGAATTTGTTATGCTCATTTAATTAATCTGTACTTCCATAACGCAAATAAGACTGTTGAGTTTTTAAGGTCCTGTTGGCAAGGTTCTACTATTGTTGGGTAACAAATAATGCTACATCAGCTTTAAGGGAACTGTTTGATACTGCTGTTTGTCCTTTTGTCATCTTTGACAAACGATCATATGCCTTGTAGAAACAATGGCACTCATATCTATTCTATATAAACATATTTAACCTTTAAATAAGCTGGTTAATCAAGGAAACTAGATTTTTGTTTCTATGTCCCTTGTTTTTGCTTCGTTGAGACTCATAGATCAACCGGACCAATGTCGATCCGACCATCTTCTGTGATCCTTGTTGTCTGCAGAGCCATGCCTTGCAAATGACTTCCGTTGATTGGGCTGATCCACCAATTATATTGATCCTCGTCAATTTCCAATCATTTCAAGGAACTAAACCCACAATCAGATTCAATCTATTTTGTTGATCTAGATCAATCACGATCCTATATCCTGTGACCTATCTCAAATCCGACCATCATTTTACAAACCTTGGGAAATTCGAGCTaccaaatttaatattataatttgcaATTGTTAACTATTGCTTGTGTCAGACTTATCTAATACTTTGGTAGAACTTCAAATTTGGCGAGAAGCTTGTaagtaataatttatatttattcatTCCAACAATGAGTAATGACTTTGACAATTAGGGTGAGGTTTGACCAGCTTTTTGCATTTTTGTGTTAAAATgaacatgtattacatgttttgGCACCATTGTTTGCACATAAATTTATAACTTAGAAGCAAAGTATTAATCTAGATGTTCAAGATCAAGCAACTTAAGTTTACATTTGGCTTGTTCAGGATTCTAGGAGTGTTTCTTAATTTATAGAAGTTTTATTGAAATGATAAAACAGATTTTGCCGTTATggcattttatagaaaaataccaATATGTTTACATTTAATATGGCCTCTCGGAATATGTTAGTCTGAAATGGAACATTAATGTAGACTCTATCTCTTCCGACAACTACACAATTAACAATTTCAATCTAGGATAGCAGAAAAGTAAGGTGTGTATCTTGAGTTATGAGGTGTTTGTATTAGCATTTATATGAGCCATGAGTGTCCAAACTTGAGCTCAACAAAACCCAAGTTATGAATTTTGCTTTCTCAAAAGACTTGCAGTATTTGAACTCTGAGGCTTTCCTATTAGAAAAACATTGACATATATGGCAGAGCATTTAAATTTTGTTCTTTATTATGAACAAACAACCGAATTTGCAGTTACATTTTTGCTGAAATCTATTTTAATTATGCAGATGCAGGTCACTGCTGGAAGATATCACACACTACTAGTTCATGGCTCATCAGTGTACTCTTGTGGATCCAGTTCATGCGGGGTACTTGGTCATGGTCAAGAGATAACACAATGTGCTGTATTCAGCCGCATTAGTCTTCCATCTCAATCTTTTGTCACCCATATCTCAGCCTCTCACAACCATACAGCATTTGTCGTGCAATCTGGAGAGGTTAATCTTTGAAATTTATGAATTTCGTACAGCAGTTAGAGATTTTTCTTGCTTGGCTGAATGTTTTGTTGCTTTTTTAGGTGTTCACTTGTGGTGATAATTCATCATTCTGTTGTGGTCATGGAGAAGTAGGTCATGCCATATTCAGGCCTACACGAATCGAAGCACTGAAGGGGATTCCTTGCAAGCAGGTATATCATCATGTACCATCATGCAGTTCATACTTCACATTTTTGGTACTGAGAGAGATTCTGTGGCAGGAGCACACCAAGTGCTTAGTGCTTAAATTGTTCTGCCAGCCACAAAGAAACTCTTAAGGAGTTTACAAAAATATGACAGGAGAAAACCTAGTGTTTTTAAGAGAAAGATAAATATTTGCAGGCAGGTTTGGTAGGATTGGATATTGTTATTTTTTTACATTGTAAAATCACATTTTCAGCCATCAATGTACCTTTTGGGACTTGTTGAAAAATTGATCCTAATGCAGTGGACCAACTAGAAAATGAATGATTTCCTTGGAATAGGTATATACCATGTATCATCACTATGTGATCAATGAAGAACAATAAATTGTCTAAGGTGATCAATTTATGTCTTAATATAATCTCTCATTCTTTCCATAATGTTTTTATTAATAGTCAGACAGTGCTATGGATGGCAACAAGCTGTAGATCCCAATTATTTAATGTCAGCTATATATGTTAACATTGCTCTCATGGTAGTGCAAATCAATCATAATTCCAACATTAGCAAAAGTTTATAGTTAATTTAGTGCCTTGAATCATGCCAAggacatctaaattctcaataatgtCATCAAGAACTTGTCGAAAAATACTGACTGCTATATTCTAATGGAATTTTTTCTATTATTGAAGAATTTCTATGTTTAAGGACGTTAATCCAATCTTTGGTTTTCCTGTCTGTTTGTATCAATTTTCTGGAGAATTGCTTTTTCCCTTGAATTCTGACGGAGTGTTTGCTTTGTATGTAGGTGTGTTCCTCTAGTTTCCTATCTGATATACATGATAATGCATAATCGTGTTGTCAAATTTTTTGAAGTACTATTCGTTGTGAAACTTTATTTTAATTTGTTCTCAGGTTGCCACTGGGTTAAGCTTTACTGTGATTCTTACAACGCAAGGCCAAGTTTACACATGCGGGAGCAATGCACACGGCCAACTTGGTCATGGCGACACTGTAGACAGACCAACTCCAAGGAAGATTGAACTGTTTGAGGGACTGGGACATGTGGTGCAGATTGCTGCAGGTGCGAGTTATACCTTTGCTGTGACAGATGATGGGGTAGTTCATTCTTTTGGTTCTTGTACCAATTTTTGCCTCGGGCATGGGAATCAACATGATGAACTTGTTCCACGTGCCATCGAATCATTTAAGATGAGGAATATTCATATAATACGTATCGCTGCCGGAGATGAGCATGCAGTGGCAGTTGATTCAAGTGGATATGTATGGCtcatttctaatgattttattttatttttggattgtaAATTCAAAGTCAAATTTTCAACTGTTCTCTTCTAACTCTCTTGGATCTGTGGAAGAAATTAACCAAACAATTACTTTTCAGGTATATACATGGGGTAGAGGCTATTGTGGAGCCTTAGGCCATGGGGATGAAACCGATAAGACCAGTCCGGAATTATTGACCAGCCTGGAGTGTCACCTTGCCGTGCAGGTTTGATGTCTTCACTTTCCTCCATTTCAGCTATGCTAAATCAATAGATTTCCAAATTGTCAGTACACTGGTATGACATAGTAGTATCTAAAACGAGACAAGTGAACTATCTTTTGGAATTTCAATGGTATTTATTCAAGAGAGAAAAGGATATTAATAGTTATGCAAATCCAAATATCCTTTAACAAACTATAATGCCTTTAAAGCAATGTTCTGCCAGTTTTCTTATCGTTTCTAATTGCAATTGGACGTAGGAGAAGCCCGCAAGATCCTTACAGTACAAGTTTCTAGCTTTTGTGTTTATTAATCCAAACCTTCCATTTGAAAATATTTAAAGACCCTATAATGTTTTAGTTATTAATATTGAAATAGGAGGAGCACATATTGTGCCTATGATGAGTTATCATACTGCTAAGAATTGCTATTATTATTTGGAAGATTAGTGAATAATTTTTTGATGATGCAACAATAATGTTGACAAAAACAAAAGTATTGTTCTACACCATGAATATTATCCCATTTTTTGTTTAGTAAGCACCTACTTCAAGAACGTATGTTATTTTGTCATTAATTGACTAATTTATCTGGTTCCCTCTTGTCAAGGTTAAATTTCAATAGCACCCGAATAATGAATGACCATTGTGCTTGATTTGGCAGTACAATATGTCTACTGATCGTCTGCTTGGCCACTAACAAGTGCAGGTGTGTGCAAGGAAAAGAAAAACCTTCGTGCTTACTAATGAAGGCTGCGTTTTCGCCTTTGGATGGACGGGTTTTGGAAGTTTGGGGTTTTCTGACAGAGGAATCTCTGACAAAGTTCTCCAGCCATGTATGTTGGACAGCTTGAGACCCCACCGCGTCTCCCAAATCAGCACTGGACTGTACCACACTGTTGCAGTCACCAGCAGAGGTCTCCTATTCGGGTTTGGGGACAACGAGCGGGCACAGCTTGGGCATGATGAGATGCGAAGTTGCCTGAAGCCAGCCGAAATAATGGTTCATCAGGCAATGGACGATACGTACATTGAAGTGCAAGATAATTGAAGATTTTGTTGTGTACCTATATGCATTTTGTTCAGCTTCCAAATGAATGTAGAGTGGTCATGGATTCTGCTAATGTAGTTATTAATAAATAAGAGACTCCAATATGTTTTGGTTCCTGTTGACTTGTCTTCCAGTGGTGGGTTAATTACAGGGAGGACTGCTCCATCATAGAACAAGAAGGCGGTGGCAACTACAAGTTCGTGGTGACTGCTGTTCGGCGGCGACAGCGAGGCCGATGGACATGAAGTCGGGGCCGAGGATGACGACAAGGACCAGCTTGGACGCCATGGAAGGGAGCCAATTTCTGTCTTCCTTGTGTGCAAAATATATATACTCCAAGTGAGGTTTATGCTCtttggagagagagaaagagagagagttgTTGTCTCATTCTTCGCGATTGCAGGCAAGATGAGCTGCGACCCTCTTGGGCCATCTTAAATAAGCTTCCAACGAGTTTTGGGGCGCTCCCATTGAATTGGGCTTCCCAATGACGAAGCAGACGTCTCGAGGACTCCCATTGAATTGGGCTTCCCACTACCATCAGCAATGTGATCTTCCAACGTCTCATTGAAGTCAACAGATGTCTACAAATATTAGGACAAGTTTTCCTTGCAGGAATTATTACTCTATGCAGTAGCCTTCTGCAGACAATTTTGTGGTTTGGTCAGTCAAACATAAGTTGCTGCAAGCACGTAGGGTTGCTTCAAATGCACACAAAAAGGTACTCTATATGCCATCCTCATtccaaggaagaagaaggaaggtaGGAAGAAGCCCATGGCAACTCACAGTAGAGGAACAGGTAAGTAGGAGGAAGAAAAGGAACATACCGCAAACGAGACAGCGAAAATGACAGTTGACATAGCCGTTGCAGAAAGATTAAAAACACCCTTAAAACCCGACAGTACAACGACGAAGAGAACAACAAGAATCATTGTCTTTGATGTAGAGGTATGTTAATAACGAGGGGACTTATCATTTGCGATCTCACAAAAGTGCAGCAGACCTTTTCGTAAAGATACCACAGCCAACGGCTCCATGCCCTTCACAGGCGCATCACATCCCGCCCACTCCACGAATTTGAAATCCATATTATATTCCTTAAATACCCCTCTTCTTCATCTCCACGAGTTCAAATCTCCTCCACTTCCGCAAAAGCGGTTGCGTCTTTCCAAAGAAGAAGTCAAGCTTCGAGCCTTCCTTCTGTTGCCACCAAATGGGACTTTGCCTTAGCAAGAAGAAGGCGGTCTCGCCGCCAAGGAGTGCTCCCACTTCCTGTAGCGCCCCGAACGACAAGAAAGTAGAGAAGCCATCTCAGAGAGTGGTGGAAGCAACCGCTGAGAAGAAGCAGGTGTTTGTCGTCGCCCACAACGCCAAGAAGAGCGCGGCCGAAGACGACAAGGAGAAGAACCGTGGCGAGACCCCGACGAAGAAGGCCGGCAAAGAGGTCGAGACTAATGGCGCTGGTGGGGTCGTGGTGGTGCCTGCGGTGGAAGAATTCAGGCCGGTTGCTGCCGTCAGGACCTCAAGCTGCACCAAGGAGGAAGTGGACGCCATACTGATCCAGTGCGGCCGCCTCAGCCGCAGCTCGTCGGGGAAGGCCTCCGACGAGACGGGGATTGGACACAGAAAGTACTCGGGTTCGAAGCGCAGCTATGATTTTGACAATGAGAAGAAGGGGGATGAGGAGGAAGGGGAGTGGGGGGAGAAGCCCGCGTCGAGGCCTTCCCCTCGCCGGAGAACGCCCAGCCGGGAGCGGTCGGGGAGCAGGGAGCGAGGAAGCGGTGGCGGAGGACGGAGGGTGAGCCGATCTCCCGGGAGGCGCTCCGAAGTGCCGGCTTCGTCGGGCACCCCCAACGAGAGGTCGAAGCCGCCAGCAAAGATGGTGGCTGTTCCGGCACGTGAGAAGGGGAGGGGAGTCTCCCCTGCTGCCTCTAACAAGAGAGGTGGCGAGGCCGGAGCCTTGAGGAGCGCGTCACCTCGGTCGCGGTCGCCGGCGAATACTACTCCGATATCTAATGAGAATGCTGCCTATCATGTTCCGCCTCCGAACCAGCCGCAATCCCTCAGCCGGAGCTCGTCGAGGAAGGCCGAGCAATCGCCGTTTCGCAGGAATCCGATGGCAGAAATTGACGAGAACGCCCTCAGAGCAAACCAACATGCGAGCATTGATAACAAGATTCAGAAGACCAAAGAAGGCGAGGAAAGAATTCGGAAGCCGAGCCAATCGCACACGCAGGTGAGCAAGAATCATGTGTTGCCCACATTTTCTCCCTTCGTTTTCGCAAGTATCGTTCGTAGATTGTGATTTCAACTTAATTCATCACAGAAAACAAGCGAAAACAGTGTTCGAGCAAGCAAATCTTCTTCGCAAAGAAATGGAGCAGCAGCAGAGTTCACAAGCGCAACAAGAAGCAACGATGTGCAGGTGATGAGCTGTAGAGCGAAAGAGCAAGAGACGGAAGCTGCAGTCGCGGGAGAAGCCATAGCAAAAGCGTCATCCAAGGTTACAGAGTCGCCGAATCTAGGGGTGGAAAGCCACATCCTGAAGACCATTTCAGGAACTAGATCCTCCAGAGATCTCGACCACCCTTCTGAGCTGAACCAGGAAACCTTTCTCAATCCCAATTCCTATGCTTCTTCTCTTCTTGAAGACATCCATAATTACCAGCAGCAGCTTCCGAAAGCATCCTTCTCCCTCCCTGCTTGTGTGTCCAAGGCCTGCTCGATCCTCGAAGCAGTGGCTGATCTCAACTCCGCTTCGTCGGAGAACAATGGCTCGCTCAATGGACGGCACCAAAGGAGAGGTTCGGCATCGAAAGTGCCATTTGTGGAATCGGAGATTGTGGTGAAGGATGATCTCCTGGAGCCAAGCCTCCATAAGTATGTTACAGTGAGGGACATGAGGAGGAGCGATGTAGAGCCTCAGGAATCCGCGGGGAGCAACAGCTTCATGGGACAGCCATGGTCTTCGGGGTGGGAGCCCAATTCGGTCGATTCCACGGACCGCTACCAGAATTCAAGATCGATTGATGgtgaggaggtggaggaagaagaagccaacCAGAGCCCGGTGAGCCATGGGAGTCGGTACCACCAGCAGCCAGTTCCCGAGGTTGTACGAGAGCCGGAAACCCGAGGAAGAAGATCGAGGGGTGTCTCCGGTAACAGCAGCAACCATCGGTCTCCTGCGAAGTCGAGCAAGAACAGTAAGAGAGAACTTCATCATCGTGTCCAGCTTCACCGAACTGGTAGTGGTGACAGTGGTGGTGGTAAGCCTGGCAGTAACCGAGCCTACTCTGCTGCTGGTTCGAGCTCGTAGTGGCTGCACCAATGCGCCTTGGTTCTACAATCTTTTGGTGCCATGGCAAGGGAGAATTTGCCATTGATGATGtaatttctcttctccttctttccaCACAATCTCAGATGCTGTGGTGGAAATGGTTGTGGCAATCTATGCTTGTAGTTGGCATTCAAATCTTGTTTAGTTCTAGGTAGAATTCCTTCTTATTATGCTGTAACAGTAGTTTTTGCATGTTACAAGCTTGCTCATGTTGCTGCAGCAAAAAGTAAAAAAagctaactttcttctttggcaGACACATCAGAGAACTgtcacaaggtaaagcaaaggaggAGGGAAAAAGCATCTGATCTCCAGATTCATCTAATAAGAGGTGTCAAACATCACATCTCATTTAAATCTTCCTAATCCAAACCAATTAGATCTTAGAGTGGGAAACCAAACTTGGGATTCATTGACAGTCACATCCAGTATTTGTTGGTCAAATCTATTTACACATCATTCTCCACTATCTCAGTAACCTTTGATAAGGAACAATTTAAGATGGTTCCAAGGTTTGGACCATTATCCTCTAAAGTTGTCATTGAGCACCAGTAGCAAAAAAAGTAACTTGCCCTTCAGAGGTATTAGTTGGAGTAAATGTCCTCACTTTGCAGAACTTCTGCTAATATTCTCTTGGTTGGAAAGCAAACATAGACTTTGGCCAATAAAGATATATCTGATCTAAGTGGTCCTAGGTTTTGATGTTTTTATTGAGGTAAACACTCTGCAGGTGATCTGAGAAGGGTCGACCACTTTTTATCGATGCAATAAGCTGGCAGATTGCTTTCTCTTTCAAACCATTTGATGAGACTGCAATTGCACGCCTCTTTTATAAACCAAAGGGTAGGCCACAACGAAGATCACAACCTGCATTAGGATGTTCTTCAAATCAATTTGGTTGGTTTCTATTCAAAAGCCTTTTCCGATTAGTCTTCAGGAGCTGCCGTAACATTCTGCTACGAGTTctcgttttcttttttgtttgcacGGTTCTCTGCAAATCTATTTTCTTTGAGTTGTTGTTTTGATCTGTGAGGAGTTatgatctatatatgtttcataCTTTGGTCAGCGAACGCTATTAAAACTGTCATAGAAATCATGCTTCAAGGAACATAATGAAGTTTGTCTCACGCTATTGCTCCATAGAGAAAGGCTGCTCATGCTGTGGTTGTCATGGAGAAGATCGGACAAGGTGTAATTGCTAAGATTTAATTGTAATGCATTTCATCGTGAGCAAACAATTTGAATTCTAGATACTGTTTTAATTGTTTTTTTTTGCCATTAATCAATCACAACGGTGTAGTCTTCACTGAATCGAAAAATATAGCAAGCTTGTTCATGAAATATGTGAAAGAAACGGGCTTCTGCATCTTTGTGCTCCAACTCCAAGTGTTACATGGCAACGAGCACAATGCTCTACTGCAGTGTCAGAATGTACATCTTGCAAGCATGAGAGTCCACCGTAACGGTGATTTGCCCTTGAAGATTGCCAATATCTGCATGCTGAACATGAATCAAGAACATGAAGCTCAGTAAGAATTTCCAGCAACATTTGGAAGATGTTTAGATCATAGAACAACAACATATATCCGATACTTACTGCCCAAAGATCACGAGCTTTAACAATAGCCGATGGTGACACAATGCCGACGATGTTAGGCCATTGG
Protein-coding sequences here:
- the LOC103975855 gene encoding ultraviolet-B receptor UVR8 — protein: MTGCNRAICMEELPAHLILEILSSGHLGAADLACFEATCRMFCGDHGLFPDRFQSMVEIAAFHLCKAHSIFSSFPPTARTKLLDRCGGNWKKVLKFLQSVEHSSSSVETSSGNMQVTAGRYHTLLVHGSSVYSCGSSSCGVLGHGQEITQCAVFSRISLPSQSFVTHISASHNHTAFVVQSGEVFTCGDNSSFCCGHGEVGHAIFRPTRIEALKGIPCKQVATGLSFTVILTTQGQVYTCGSNAHGQLGHGDTVDRPTPRKIELFEGLGHVVQIAAGASYTFAVTDDGVVHSFGSCTNFCLGHGNQHDELVPRAIESFKMRNIHIIRIAAGDEHAVAVDSSGYVYTWGRGYCGALGHGDETDKTSPELLTSLECHLAVQVCARKRKTFVLTNEGCVFAFGWTGFGSLGFSDRGISDKVLQPCMLDSLRPHRVSQISTGLYHTVAVTSRGLLFGFGDNERAQLGHDEMRSCLKPAEIMVHQAMDDTYIEVQDN
- the LOC135605671 gene encoding uncharacterized protein LOC135605671, with product MGLCLSKKKAVSPPRSAPTSCSAPNDKKVEKPSQRVVEATAEKKQVFVVAHNAKKSAAEDDKEKNRGETPTKKAGKEVETNGAGGVVVVPAVEEFRPVAAVRTSSCTKEEVDAILIQCGRLSRSSSGKASDETGIGHRKYSGSKRSYDFDNEKKGDEEEGEWGEKPASRPSPRRRTPSRERSGSRERGSGGGGRRVSRSPGRRSEVPASSGTPNERSKPPAKMVAVPAREKGRGVSPAASNKRGGEAGALRSASPRSRSPANTTPISNENAAYHVPPPNQPQSLSRSSSRKAEQSPFRRNPMAEIDENALRANQHASIDNKIQKTKEGEERIRKPSQSHTQKTSENSVRASKSSSQRNGAAAEFTSATRSNDVQVMSCRAKEQETEAAVAGEAIAKASSKVTESPNLGVESHILKTISGTRSSRDLDHPSELNQETFLNPNSYASSLLEDIHNYQQQLPKASFSLPACVSKACSILEAVADLNSASSENNGSLNGRHQRRGSASKVPFVESEIVVKDDLLEPSLHKYVTVRDMRRSDVEPQESAGSNSFMGQPWSSGWEPNSVDSTDRYQNSRSIDGEEVEEEEANQSPVSHGSRYHQQPVPEVVREPETRGRRSRGVSGNSSNHRSPAKSSKNSKRELHHRVQLHRTGSGDSGGGKPGSNRAYSAAGSSS